Proteins encoded by one window of Macaca mulatta isolate MMU2019108-1 chromosome 10, T2T-MMU8v2.0, whole genome shotgun sequence:
- the DDX17 gene encoding probable ATP-dependent RNA helicase DDX17 precursor (non-AUG (CUG) translation initiation codon), whose translation MPAGFVAPILCVLLPSPTREAATVASATGDSASERESAAPAAAPTAEAPPPSVVTRPEPQALPSPAIRAPLPDLYPFGTMRGGGFGDRDRDRDRGGFGARGGGGLPPKKFGNPGERLRKKKWDLSELPKFEKNFYVEHPEVARLTPYEVDELRRKKEITVRGGDVCPKPVFAFHHANFPQYVMDVLMDQHFTEPTPIQCQGFPLALSGRDMVGIAQTGSGKTLAYLLPAIVHINHQPYLERGDGPICLVLAPTRELAQQVQQVADDYGKCSRLKSTCIYGGAPKGPQIRDLERGVEICIATPGRLIDFLESGKTNLRRCTYLVLDEADRMLDMGFEPQIRKIVDQIRPDRQTLMWSATWPKEVRQLAEDFLRDYTQINVGNLELSANHNILQIVDVCMESEKDHKLIQLMEEIMAEKENKTIIFVETKRRCDDLTRRMRRDGWPAMCIHGDKSQPERDWVLNEFRSGKAPILIATDVASRGLDVEDVKFVINYDYPNSSEDYVHRIGRTARSTNKGTAYTFFTPGNLKQARELIKVLEEANQAINPKLMQLVDHRGGGGGGGGRSRYRTTSSANNPNLMYQDECDRRLRGVKDGGRRDSASYRDRSETDRAGYANGSGYGSPNSAFGAQAGQYTYGQGTYGAAAYGTSSYTAQEYGAGTYGASSTTSTGRSSQSSSQQFSGIGRSGQQPQPLMSQQFAQPPGATNMIGYMGQTAYQYPPPPPPPPPSRK comes from the exons CTGCCCGCCGGCTTTGTAGCCCCGATTCTCTGTGTTTTGCTCCCGTCTCCGACGAGAGAGGCGGCGACGGTGGCGTCTGCGACGGGAGACAGCGCGTCGGAGCGAGAGAGCGCTGCGCCTGCCGCCGCCCCAACAGCGGAGGCGCCGCCGCCATCGGTCGTCACCAGACCGGAGCCGCAGGCCCTCCCGAGCCCGGCCATCCGTGCCCCGCTCCCAGATCTCTATCCTTTTGGGACCATGCGCGGAGGAGGCTTTGGGGACCGGGACCGGGATCGTGACCGTGGAGG ATTTGGAGCAAGAGGTGGTGGTGGCCTTCCCCCGAAGAAATTTGGTAATCCTGGGGAGCGTTTGCGTAAAAAAAAGTGGGATTTGAGTGAGCTCCCCAAGTTTGAGAAAAATTTTTATGTGGAACATCCGGAAGTAGCAAGACTGACACCA taTGAGGTTGATGAGCTACGCCGAAAGAAAGAGATTACAGTGAGAGGGGGAGATGTTTGTCCTAAACCTGTGTTTGCCTTCCATCATGCTAACTTCCCAC AATATGTAATGGATGTGTTGATGGATCAGCACTTTACAGAACCAACTCCAATTCAGTGCCAGGGATTTCCGTTGGCTCTTAGTGGCCGGGATATGGTGGGCATTGCTCAGACTGGCTCTGGGAAGACGTTGGCG TATCTCCTGCCTGCGATTGTTCATATTAACCACCAGCCATACTTGGAAAGGGGAGATGGCCCAATC TGTCTAGTTCTGGCTCCTACCAGAGAACTTGCCCAGCAAGTACAGCAGGTGGCCGATGACTATGGCAAATGTTCTAGATTGAAGAGTACTTGTATTTATGGAGGTGCTCCTAAAGGTCCCCAGATTCGAGACTTGGAAAGAG GTGTTGAGATCTGCATAGCCACTCCTGGACGTCTGATAGATTTCCTGGAGTCAGGAAAGACAAATCTTCGCCGATGTACTTACCTTGTGTTGGATGAAGCTGACAGAATGCTTGATATGGGATTTGAACCCCAGATCCGTAAAATTGTTGACCAAATCAGG CCTGATAGGCAGACGTTGATGTGGAGCGCAACCTGGCCAAAAGAAGTAAGACAGCTTGCAGAGGATTTCCTTCGTGATTACACCCAGATCAACGTAGGCAATCTGGAGTTGAGTGCCAACCACAACATCCTCCAGATAGTGGATGTCTGCATGGAAAGTGAAAAAGACCACAA ATTGATCCAACTAatggaagaaataatggctgaaaaggaaaacaaaacaataatatttGTGGAGACAAAGAGACGCTGTGATGATCTGACTCGAAGGATGCGCAGAGATGG ttGGCCAGCTATGTGTATCCATGGAGACAAGAGTCAACCAGAAAGAGATTGGGTACTTAATG aGTTCCGTTCTGGAAAGGCACCCATCCTTATTGCTACAGATGTAGCCTCCCGTGGGCTAG ATGTGGAAGATGTCAAGTTTGTGATCAACTATGACTATCCAAACAGCTCAGAGGATTATGTGCACCGTATTGGCCGAACAGCCCGTAGCACCAACAAGGGTACCGCCTATACCTTCTTCACCCCAGGGAACCTAAAACAGGCCAGAGAGCTTATCAAAGTGCTGGAAGAGGCCAATCAGGCTATCAATCCAAAACTGATGCAGCTTGTGGACCACAGAGGCGGCGGCGGAGGCGGGG GTGGTCGCTCTCGTTACCGGACCACTTCTTCAGCCAACAATCCCAATCTGATGTATCAGGATGAATGTGACCGAAGGCTTCGAGGAGTCAAGGATGGTGGCCGGAGAGACTCTGCAAGCTATCGGGATCGTAGTGAAACCGATAGAGCTGGTTATGCTAATGGCAGTGGCTATGGAAGTCCAAATTCTGCCTTTGGAGCACAAGCAGGCCAATACACCTATGGCCAAGGCACCTATGGGGCAGCTGCTTATGGCACCAGTAGCTATACGGCTCAAGAATATGGTGCTGGCACTTACGGAGCTAGTAGCACCACCTCAACTGGGAGAAGTTCGCAGAGCTCTAGCCAGCAGTTTAGTGGGATAGGCCGGTCTGGGCAGCAGCCACAGCCACTGATGTCACAACAGTTTGCACAGCCTCCGGGAGCTACCAATATGATAGGTTACATGGGGCAGACTGCCTACCAataccctcctcctcctccccctcctcctccttcacgTAAATGA